ATCCTAACCTCGTGGCCCATCTTCGCACCTCGGTCGGCGCTTGTGTTGCTTTTGTAAGCCAACTGCAAGCGGCGCTCCCTCAGGTCCACCGTGCTACAATCCAAGCATGCGCATCCCGGGCTGGATGCCGGCGGCCGCCGTCCTGGCGGCCTTGTGGCTCAGCCTGCTGCCTCCCACTCCCGGTCAGGCGCAGGCCCCCGTTCAGGTTGACCTTGCTCCCCCGGATGTCTCCGGCTTCCCCGACATCCTCCTGTATGTGACCGCCCGGCCAATCGCCGGCAGTGAGCCTCTGGTCCTTGCGCCCCAGGACTTCGTGATCCTCGAAGATCAGACCGAGCGCCCTTTGACCTCCATGGAGATTGTCCAGGCCGGCCTGGATCTGCGCCTGGTGCTCAACACCACCCATGGAATGGGCCTGCGAGATTCCGGCGGCCGCAGCCGGTTCGATCGGGTGCGCGAGGCGCTGGTGCGCTGGTGGTCGGAACCCCTGACGACGCAGTTCGGAACCGACAGCTACTCGCTGATCACTCGGGAGGGAACAATTCTCGAAGGGCTCCCGGCGGCCGCCGAATTGGCTTCCACCATCGACTATCTACAGCCCTCGCTGACCGCAACCGACACCGCCCTTGATCTCCTTACGCGCGTTCTCGAGCAGGCTCGTCCGACCCCTCCCCCCGGGACGCCCCGAGTGCTGGTCTTTGTCACTCCGTTCGTAGACATCGCCGAAGACCTGGGGCTGGCGAACGTGGTGGCGGCGGCGCAGGAGACCTCCACCGCAGTCTACCCCGTGATCGTGGGGCCGGCCGCTCTGGCTGAGGACCCGGCCCTCGAGGGCTGGCGCACCCTCGCCCAGCAGACGGGCGGCGGCCTGACCCTGTTCGACCCGGCCGCCGGCTTCGACGCCCTGGCGCAGGAGCTCGATCAATCGCGCACCCGGTACCGCCTGTCCTATCCCTCGGCCGCTTCGAGCCAGGGTGCGCATTCGGTTCAGGTGCGCCTGCTCAATGAAACCCTGGACGAGATCTCACCGGTTCGGACCTTCCGGGCTGACGTCCTCCCGCCCGAGGTAGTCTTCGTCTCGCCTCCTGCCAGCATCGTGATCGATCTACCTCAGCCCGGACAATCCGCCGATGGGTTGGACCCCCAGACGGTGACGCTCCCCTTGCTCATCACCTTCCCCGACAACCATCCACGGCCGATCGTCGAGACCGAACTCCTGGTCGACGGTGTGCTGACGGCCTCGAAGGTGCAACCGCCGTTCGATGTCCTGACATGGTCTGTCGGCGAGCAATCCCAAGCCAGCGACCTCAAGCTTCAGGCCGCGGTAACGGACAGCCTGGGCCTGCGAGGCCTCTCGGAACCGGTCAGCGTGCGGCTTGAGGCTTTCAGGGCTCCCAGTGTCCTCGAGACCCGGCCATGGCTGATCGGGCTCATGGGCTTGCTGTTGGCAGCGACAGCCGCAGCGGTGGGCTTGCTGCCGCGAGTCGCCGCCCGCCGTCCTTCAGCGACCGGCCTGCGCTCCGCCCCGCCTCGTCTCCGCCGGGCCAGCCTTGCCCCGGCCGCACCCGACCAGGCCGAGGCCCGCCTGCAGCCCGTCGAAGGCGACCTCGATCCCATCCTTCTCACCGGGACAGACATCACCATCGGACGGGATGCATCCCTGGTGACCCAAGTCGTCTTCGATCCTTCGGTCAGCGCTGTACACGCCCGCTTGATCCGCCAGGTTCACGGTCGCTACTTGTTGCGCGATCAAGACTCACTGGCCGGGACCTGGGTGAACCACGAGGAGGTACCGCAAGCCGGGCGGGCGCTGGAGCACGGCGATCTTGTGCACTTTGGCCGCCTGGGTTATCGTTTCCTGATGACTCAAGAGCCCGCGGATCGGCAGATCGTCGTTTCGCCCCAGGCCGAGACTGGCCCGAGTCCTGCACTCAGGTCCCCCGGCCCATGATCCGCACGGAGACCCCCCACCTGCAGTCGGCCGCCGCCACGCATCCGGGCGAGACCGGCAAGAACAACGAGGACAGCAACTTCCTCGGCAGCTTTCGCCTCGAACGCGATGCCCGGCCTGCCATGCTGGCGATTGTGGCCGACGGTATCGGCGGACACTACGGCGGCGAGGTGGCCTCGCAGCTGACCGTTGACGTCGTGGTGGCGATGCTCTCCGCCTTCACCGGCCGCGAGCCGGTGTCCCACATGCGGGTGGCGATCACCCAGGCCAGCCGTCAGGTGGTGCGCATGGCGCAGGAGAACCCGGCCTTGGAGGGCATGGGCTCGACGATTGCCCTGGCCTGGGTGTTGGGGGATCGCCTGTACGGCGCCTCCGTCGGCGACAGCCGCATCTACCTTCTGGACGACGGCGGCCTGCACCAGATAACGACGGACCACACCTGGGTCCAAGAGGCGATCGACCATGCGGTGATTTCGCCCGAGGAAGCCCACGACCATCCCCATGCCCACGTCCTCCGCCGCTACATCGGCAGCCAGCTGGATGTCGAGCCCGACCTTCGCCTGCGACTCGGCCCAGAGGACGAGGGTGATCAGGGACTGGCGAGCCAGGGAGTGCGACTGAAGCCAGGATCGCAGGTCTTGCTGTGCTCCGACGGCCTGACCGACCTGGTCAGGGCATCCGAAATCGAGGGTATTCTGCAGAGCCAGGCTCCAGAGCCGGCGGTGCAGTCGCTGGTCGAGCTGGCACGCAATCGAGGCGGGCACGACAACATCACCGTGATCGTCCTGGCGATGCCGCCCCCCGAGCCCCCGGCGCGCAAGAGCCCCAAGCTCGGCTGGCTGTTGGCGTTGGTCATCGCCATTCCGCTGTTGGTGATCTTGACGGGGTTCGCCCTCGGGGCACTGGCGTTGCTGGGATGGCTCCCCTGGTAGCCCAGGGGCAGTAGAGGGCGAGCCGCAGTTCAGCCCGGGCTGCGCTCGATTCGCACATGGAAGATCGAGCGGGCAACCCCACCCAAACGAAACTTGTACGCCTCGCCGCCCCGCAAGAAATCAAACTCATCCCGGCCATGCTCGACGGCCCACTCGATCAGCATTCCCGTCAGCACCCAGCCAGGGGATAGCTGACTGAAGGCCGGATCCAGGCAGGAGTTGTAGATCCACAGCCGGTTGCCGTAGTCGAAGAACAGGTAGCCGGCAGCAGGCTCGCCCCCCGCATCCAGGAACGCCAACCGCAGCCAGTTGTCATCCTTGGCCTCAGTCGCCAGCCGGCGGAAGTGTCCATCCATAGCCTCGGTCAGGAAGCCCGACTTCTGCGGGTCCAGGCGCATCAGGCGCAGGAAGGCCCCCATGGCGGACTCGATCTCACCGGGCTGATCGACCCAACGCAGGCTCACGCCCGGCAAGTTTCCTTCGGCGCGTCGCAACTTGCGCCGGAGCTCATGCCGCTGCTTCTTATCCAGGGACTGCAGGTAACCTTCCCAGTTCTCCGGCAGGGAGATCACCGGGCACGGTTGTAGGGGTTCTTCCGTCGCCCGCCAGCCCCGCTGGGCGGCCAACTCGAGCATCAAGCCCCGAACGGGCGAGAGGTTGGGAAGGTTGTACAGTTCGAGGGTGTGCCAGCCGGCGACCGGTTCCTGTGCCAAGAAGTCAAGAAGCCCGGAGACGAATGGCGCGGCCTCATCGGCGGACACCAGGAGATCCAGGTAGTCCGAGATCTCGAAGCTGCCCAGTAGGTGCAGCGCCGGACCCGGCTCGCCCGGCAAGCGGATCAGCGGCGCCAGTCCCACCAGGCGGCCCGTGGGATCGCGTCCGGCCACGACCTGCAGCTCAGCCGACGGCCATTCGCCGCCACCCAGGCTCGCCCACCAGGCGCGAGCGTACTCGTGACGCAGGAAGGGCACATTGGTGACGGAACCGGCGAGCAGCGCGTTCCATTCTGCTGCCAGGCTCTCGAAGGTTTCGAGGGTCTCGATGCTCTCAAACTTCACAGGAATGCCGAGGCGCGATTGTACCAGTCCGTGGCATGATCCATGCTCCAATTGCGGGGCGAGGACCGACTATGTACAATAGTCCTATGAGCCGGACCTTCGAAGCCGACGTCGCCCTGATTCACATCGCCGCCGGCAGTCTGCGCGTCACCCCGCCGCCTGGTTCTTTGGCCCAGATCCCCCCTCGGCGGCCGGCGCGGGGACGGGCAGAGGACCTGTACTTCGTGACTCTGGCGACCGGCGCCGGCCAGCCTGTGACCGCGGGCCTGGTCGACCACCTGGCCCATCTGGCCGCCCGCAACTTCTATGCGACTCCCGGGGCGATCACGACCGCCCTGCGCGAGGCGGCCAGTGAGGTCAACGACCATATCGTCAACCTGGCCCGCTCCAGCGGAGATACGATCGACGGGTCATTGGTCCAAGGTGTGCTGCGCGGCCGGGACTTATATCTCGCCCAATGCGGCCAGGGACAAGCCCTGCTGGTGCGGGCCGGCCAGTCGACACGCCTGACATCCTCCGAAGCCGAGCGCAAGCCTCTGGGTCAGACTGCGGCCCCGTTCGTGGGCTTCCATCATGTCGAGGTGGCCCCGGACGACCTGGTGATTCTCACCGCCAGCAGCAGCCTCGCCGCCTGGCCGGACAGCGTGCTCTCAGGCTTGAGCGAACTGACGCCCGAGCAGGCGCTGGAACGCCTGGGCGCGAGCTCGAGCCTGGACATGAGCGGAGTGTTCGTCCGCATCGCCGCCCCAGGCCAACCGGCAGCCGCGCCGATGCCGGCCGGGCCCCACCCTATGGACGACGCAGCCGGAGGACGCCGGGCTTCGCGGCGCGGCCAGCGCAGCCTGGCGCGCCCACGCTCCCGCGCCGCCGAACGCGGCCCTTCGGCGATGGGCGCGGCCTACGCGCGCTTTGCCCACCGCGCCCGCTCAGCTGGGGATGCCGCCGCCCTGTTGGCGACGCGGTGGATCAGCCGTCTGGCGCCAGGCCTGGCCGAACCGATCCGGCCAGGCATGTTCTCGCCTTCGTTGCTCGCCGGCACCGCGATTGCGGTCCCGGTCTTCGTCGTTGCGCTGGTCAGCCTGGTGTACTTCCGCAGCGGGCGTCAGGAGCAGTTCCAGGAAACCCTTCTGCAGGCACAGGCAGCAGTGATCACGGCCAAACTCGAAGCGAATCCGCAGGTGGCGCTCGTGGCCTGGGACCAGGCCGCCGACCTCCTGACTCAGGCCGCCCGCTATGGTGACAGCCAGGATCTGCAGATCCTGCTGACAGAGGTGCAGACCGAACGCGATAAGCTCAAGCTGGTCAACCGCACCGAGTTCTACCCGGCGGTCAGCGGGGGCTTCGGGTCCGGCGCCCGACCGGCGGCGCTGGCCGCCTCAACCACCGACCTGTACGTGCTGGACGAGGGCAACGAGACCGTGTGGCACACCTGGTCGACAGGGCGCGGCTACGAGATCGACCGCGACTTCGAGTGCTACGGCACCGCCCAGGTGACCGACTTCGTGCAGCCGATCGATCTGGCGCTGCAAGCGTCGCCTGGCGCTCTAGGCACCGAGGGCGTTGTCCTGGTCGACATCGATGGAACGGTAATGTACTGCGCCCCCGGGACATCTCCGGTCGTCACCCAGTTGAGCCCGCCCGAGGTCGGATGGCGCGCCATCCAAGCCATCGATGTATTCAATGACCGCCTGTACGTGCTGGACCCTGCCGCCAACGCCGTCTGGGTGTTCGACGCCTCGGACGGCCTGTTCAGCGGCAACCCCAGCCGGTTCTTCGGCGAGACCGTGCCGGATCTGACCAACGCCATCGACCTGGAGATGGCCCAGGACGAGCTGTTTGTCCTGCTCGCTGACGGCCAGCTCACACGCTGCCGAAAGAACGGCGACTCCACCGAATGTGAGCAAGGGATGCGCTTTGAGGACGACCGGCCGGAATTCGAGGCCACCGATCGCATCCCGGACGCTCAGCCGCTGGGCATGGTGTACGCGCCTCCACCTGAACCCTCGCTGTACTTCCTGGACGCCCTCAGTGGCGATGTCTATCATTACAGCATGCGCCTGGTTTACCAGGCCCGCTATGTG
This is a stretch of genomic DNA from Anaerolineales bacterium. It encodes these proteins:
- a CDS encoding FHA domain-containing protein, encoding MRIPGWMPAAAVLAALWLSLLPPTPGQAQAPVQVDLAPPDVSGFPDILLYVTARPIAGSEPLVLAPQDFVILEDQTERPLTSMEIVQAGLDLRLVLNTTHGMGLRDSGGRSRFDRVREALVRWWSEPLTTQFGTDSYSLITREGTILEGLPAAAELASTIDYLQPSLTATDTALDLLTRVLEQARPTPPPGTPRVLVFVTPFVDIAEDLGLANVVAAAQETSTAVYPVIVGPAALAEDPALEGWRTLAQQTGGGLTLFDPAAGFDALAQELDQSRTRYRLSYPSAASSQGAHSVQVRLLNETLDEISPVRTFRADVLPPEVVFVSPPASIVIDLPQPGQSADGLDPQTVTLPLLITFPDNHPRPIVETELLVDGVLTASKVQPPFDVLTWSVGEQSQASDLKLQAAVTDSLGLRGLSEPVSVRLEAFRAPSVLETRPWLIGLMGLLLAATAAAVGLLPRVAARRPSATGLRSAPPRLRRASLAPAAPDQAEARLQPVEGDLDPILLTGTDITIGRDASLVTQVVFDPSVSAVHARLIRQVHGRYLLRDQDSLAGTWVNHEEVPQAGRALEHGDLVHFGRLGYRFLMTQEPADRQIVVSPQAETGPSPALRSPGP
- a CDS encoding protein phosphatase 2C domain-containing protein, with the translated sequence MIRTETPHLQSAAATHPGETGKNNEDSNFLGSFRLERDARPAMLAIVADGIGGHYGGEVASQLTVDVVVAMLSAFTGREPVSHMRVAITQASRQVVRMAQENPALEGMGSTIALAWVLGDRLYGASVGDSRIYLLDDGGLHQITTDHTWVQEAIDHAVISPEEAHDHPHAHVLRRYIGSQLDVEPDLRLRLGPEDEGDQGLASQGVRLKPGSQVLLCSDGLTDLVRASEIEGILQSQAPEPAVQSLVELARNRGGHDNITVIVLAMPPPEPPARKSPKLGWLLALVIAIPLLVILTGFALGALALLGWLPW
- a CDS encoding GNAT family N-acetyltransferase, which encodes MKFESIETLETFESLAAEWNALLAGSVTNVPFLRHEYARAWWASLGGGEWPSAELQVVAGRDPTGRLVGLAPLIRLPGEPGPALHLLGSFEISDYLDLLVSADEAAPFVSGLLDFLAQEPVAGWHTLELYNLPNLSPVRGLMLELAAQRGWRATEEPLQPCPVISLPENWEGYLQSLDKKQRHELRRKLRRAEGNLPGVSLRWVDQPGEIESAMGAFLRLMRLDPQKSGFLTEAMDGHFRRLATEAKDDNWLRLAFLDAGGEPAAGYLFFDYGNRLWIYNSCLDPAFSQLSPGWVLTGMLIEWAVEHGRDEFDFLRGGEAYKFRLGGVARSIFHVRIERSPG